A single genomic interval of Insulibacter thermoxylanivorax harbors:
- the gatA gene encoding Asp-tRNA(Asn)/Glu-tRNA(Gln) amidotransferase subunit GatA gives MSLLDLRLQELHSRLEQKEITVSDLVDASLKRIRAVDGKIGAFLNIDEEGAKETAKKLQEKLDKGEKRGLLFGLPAALKDNIVTEGIVTTCASKHLENYQPIYDATVVQKLKEAESVVLGKCNMDEFAMGGSSETSAYKITRNPWNEEHVPGGSSSGSAAAVAAGEVYFALGTDTGGSIRQPASYCGVVGLKPTYGRVSRFGAVAFASSLDQIGPITKNVEDAAYVLQSIAGYDPMDSTSANVEVPNYLSALTGDVKGLRIGVPKEYLGEGIDPAVKDAVMNALKVLEGLGATWEEIALPHTEYAIASYYIIASSEASSNLARFDGIRYGVRSANASSLLEVYEKSRSEGFGPEVKRRIMLGTYALSSGYYDAYYLKAQKVRTLIKQDFDRAFEQVDVIIGPTTPTPAFKIGELIDDPLTMYLNDVCTVPVSLAGMPAISVPCGMVNGLPVGMQVIGKAFDEATILRVAHAFEQSTEFHKLRPSL, from the coding sequence GTGTCTTTACTGGACCTTAGATTACAGGAGTTACATAGCCGCTTGGAGCAAAAGGAGATCACCGTGTCGGATTTGGTGGATGCTTCCCTGAAGCGGATCCGTGCTGTTGATGGGAAGATCGGGGCATTCCTCAACATCGATGAAGAGGGTGCGAAGGAAACGGCTAAGAAGCTGCAGGAGAAGTTGGACAAGGGAGAGAAGCGCGGCCTGCTCTTCGGCCTTCCTGCTGCTTTGAAGGATAATATCGTCACAGAAGGGATCGTGACGACTTGTGCGAGCAAGCATCTGGAGAACTATCAGCCGATCTATGATGCAACGGTCGTTCAGAAGCTGAAAGAGGCGGAATCCGTCGTGCTTGGCAAGTGCAACATGGACGAATTTGCGATGGGCGGATCCAGTGAAACCTCTGCTTATAAGATCACGCGTAACCCATGGAACGAAGAACATGTTCCCGGCGGTTCCAGCAGCGGTTCTGCTGCGGCGGTAGCGGCGGGGGAGGTTTATTTTGCGCTGGGTACGGATACGGGGGGTTCCATTCGCCAGCCTGCTTCTTATTGCGGAGTGGTTGGTTTGAAGCCTACGTACGGCCGGGTGTCGCGTTTCGGTGCTGTGGCCTTTGCTTCTTCGCTGGATCAGATCGGTCCGATTACCAAAAACGTCGAGGACGCTGCCTATGTGCTGCAGAGCATCGCAGGATATGACCCGATGGATTCCACATCGGCGAATGTGGAAGTGCCGAATTATCTCAGTGCGCTGACGGGCGATGTCAAAGGCCTGCGCATCGGCGTGCCGAAGGAGTATCTCGGCGAGGGGATCGATCCAGCGGTGAAGGATGCCGTGATGAATGCGCTTAAGGTTCTGGAAGGTCTTGGGGCGACTTGGGAAGAGATCGCGCTGCCTCATACGGAGTACGCGATTGCTTCCTATTATATCATCGCTTCCTCGGAAGCATCGTCCAATCTGGCGAGATTCGACGGCATCCGCTACGGCGTGCGTTCGGCTAATGCAAGCAGCCTGCTGGAAGTTTATGAGAAGTCGCGCAGCGAAGGCTTCGGTCCTGAGGTCAAACGCCGTATCATGCTGGGCACCTACGCACTAAGCTCCGGCTATTATGATGCCTATTACTTGAAAGCGCAGAAAGTGCGCACCTTGATCAAACAGGATTTCGATCGCGCCTTTGAACAGGTGGATGTGATTATCGGTCCGACGACGCCGACGCCGGCCTTTAAGATTGGCGAACTGATCGATGATCCGTTGACGATGTATCTGAACGATGTATGCACGGTTCCGGTCAGCTTGGCAGGTATGCCGGCGATCAGTGTGCCTTGCGGCATGGTAAACGGTCTGCCGGTCGGCATGCAGGTAATCGGCAAGGCGTTCGATGAGGCAACGATTCTCCGAGTCGCTCATGCCTTCGAACAGAGCACGGAATTTCACAAACTTCGTCCGTCGCTGTAA
- the gatB gene encoding Asp-tRNA(Asn)/Glu-tRNA(Gln) amidotransferase subunit GatB: MTATPKYETVIGLEVHVELHTKTKIFCGCSTSFGAPPNQHTCPICLGHPGVLPVLNRQAVEYAMKAAMALNCEISTHTKFDRKNYFYPDSPKAYQISQDDQPIGKNGWIDIEIDGQTKRIGITRVHLEEDAGKLLHVEGENASLVDFNRVGTPLIEIVSEPDIRSPEEARLYLEKLRAIMLYCGVSDVKMEEGSLRCDANISLRPYGQEKFGTRVELKNMNSFRSVQRGLEYEEWRQADVLDSGGEVVQETRRYDEATGKTISMRSKEDSEDYRYFSDPDLVRLYIDDEWKERVRATIPELPDSRKARYVRDYGLPTYDAEVITTSKELADLFEESLKYTQDAKAVANWIMGDLLGYLNANNLELSQVKISGQGLGEMIGLIEKGTISGKIAKTVFKEMLETGKSPQAIVEEKGLVQINDEGAIKAIVDQVIANNPQSVEDYKAGKQKAIGYLVGQVMKETRGKANPGLVNKLILEAINSQ, from the coding sequence ATGACAGCAACGCCAAAATACGAAACCGTCATCGGCTTAGAGGTTCACGTCGAGCTTCATACGAAGACGAAGATCTTCTGCGGCTGCTCGACCTCGTTTGGCGCGCCGCCCAACCAGCATACTTGTCCGATCTGTCTCGGACATCCGGGCGTGCTGCCGGTACTGAATCGACAAGCGGTTGAATATGCTATGAAAGCAGCGATGGCGCTGAACTGCGAGATCTCAACCCATACCAAATTCGATCGCAAAAACTATTTTTATCCGGACTCTCCGAAGGCGTATCAGATCTCGCAAGACGATCAGCCGATCGGGAAGAACGGCTGGATCGATATCGAGATCGACGGTCAGACGAAGCGGATCGGCATCACTCGCGTGCATCTTGAAGAAGACGCGGGCAAGCTGCTGCACGTGGAAGGGGAGAACGCTTCGCTGGTCGACTTCAACCGGGTTGGCACACCGCTGATCGAGATCGTCTCGGAGCCGGATATCCGTTCGCCGGAGGAAGCCCGGCTGTATCTGGAGAAGCTGCGGGCCATTATGCTGTACTGCGGCGTATCCGATGTGAAGATGGAGGAAGGGTCGCTCCGCTGTGACGCGAATATCTCGCTGCGCCCATACGGACAGGAGAAGTTCGGCACGCGTGTGGAGCTTAAGAATATGAACTCCTTCCGCAGCGTGCAGCGCGGTTTGGAATATGAAGAGTGGCGTCAGGCGGATGTCCTGGACAGCGGCGGTGAAGTAGTACAGGAAACCCGTCGTTACGACGAAGCGACCGGCAAGACGATCTCTATGCGCAGCAAAGAGGATTCAGAAGACTACCGTTACTTCTCGGATCCGGACCTGGTGCGCCTCTATATCGATGATGAGTGGAAGGAACGGGTGCGTGCCACCATTCCTGAGCTTCCGGATTCCCGCAAGGCGAGATATGTTCGGGATTACGGCCTGCCGACCTATGATGCGGAAGTGATCACCACTTCCAAAGAGCTTGCGGACCTCTTCGAAGAAAGCTTGAAGTACACCCAGGATGCCAAGGCCGTCGCCAACTGGATCATGGGTGATCTGCTCGGCTACTTGAATGCCAACAACCTTGAATTGTCGCAAGTGAAGATCAGCGGCCAAGGGCTGGGCGAGATGATCGGTTTGATCGAGAAGGGCACGATCAGCGGTAAGATCGCCAAGACGGTGTTCAAGGAGATGCTCGAGACCGGCAAGTCGCCGCAGGCGATCGTCGAAGAGAAAGGGCTCGTACAGATCAATGATGAGGGAGCGATCAAAGCCATCGTTGACCAAGTGATCGCGAATAATCCGCAGTCTGTCGAGGACTACAAAGCAGGCAAGCAGAAGGCGATCGGTTATCTCGTCGGTCAAGTGATGAAGGAAACGCGTGGCAAGGCGAATCCGGGTTTGGTGAACAAGCTGATCTTAGAAGCGATTAACAGTCAATAG
- a CDS encoding DUF4097 family beta strand repeat-containing protein translates to MGRYTAALLLIATGAALVFDQMSGTQYMRTLVEWWPAVLIVLGVEVILLSLIYRNQPDKLHFSFGSVFGAAAIAFVVMLMTGFGTGNMDTLNWRFWEQAWNRVERPVEYVQPGAQTELIRVKNRNGKVLLQSGDTDQVALQSTIVYSGLLSQHEARAVEDESRLEIRDDGRTLEIEAVGKRYRRFFWTTEARMDVIITVPRDRLFDYELELANGDIDIRSLELLERMSVRTSNGDIDIYDIAGDVRAVTKNGNIHIGRMYSQVEAETSNGDVWITDVRGPAEVRTKNGDVEARDIYSSFIAETSNGDIIVSSPIVGGNWKFLSKNGDLELEVPETGDYRIRGRGDIKTSIPWLNKKRKSVEGEIGSGLHVIEAETKNGDLEIDLIQK, encoded by the coding sequence ATGGGAAGATATACCGCGGCGCTGCTCCTGATCGCAACAGGCGCAGCGCTGGTGTTTGATCAAATGTCTGGAACCCAATATATGCGCACGCTGGTTGAATGGTGGCCGGCAGTCTTAATCGTGCTGGGCGTCGAAGTGATCCTGTTGAGCTTGATCTATCGGAACCAGCCAGACAAGCTGCATTTCTCGTTCGGATCCGTATTTGGAGCGGCCGCCATCGCCTTCGTCGTGATGCTCATGACGGGCTTCGGCACGGGGAATATGGACACGCTGAACTGGCGCTTCTGGGAACAAGCTTGGAATCGGGTGGAGCGCCCCGTCGAGTATGTGCAGCCGGGTGCACAGACGGAGTTAATCCGCGTAAAAAACAGAAACGGCAAAGTGCTTCTGCAGTCGGGCGATACGGATCAAGTAGCGCTTCAATCCACGATCGTCTACTCGGGGCTGCTTAGTCAGCACGAAGCCCGTGCCGTTGAAGATGAATCCCGTCTGGAGATCCGTGATGACGGCAGGACGTTAGAGATCGAAGCCGTTGGAAAGAGGTACCGGAGATTCTTCTGGACGACGGAAGCTCGGATGGATGTGATCATCACCGTTCCGCGGGATCGCCTCTTCGATTACGAGCTCGAGCTGGCCAATGGAGATATCGATATCCGCAGTCTGGAACTGTTGGAGCGGATGAGCGTTCGAACCAGCAACGGCGATATCGATATCTATGACATCGCCGGCGATGTTCGGGCGGTAACGAAGAACGGCAATATCCATATCGGCCGCATGTATTCACAGGTCGAGGCGGAAACGAGCAATGGCGATGTCTGGATCACCGATGTCCGAGGACCGGCTGAAGTCAGAACGAAGAATGGCGACGTTGAAGCCAGGGATATCTACTCTTCCTTCATCGCGGAGACGAGCAATGGGGATATCATCGTAAGCTCTCCAATCGTCGGCGGCAATTGGAAGTTCTTATCGAAGAACGGGGATCTTGAACTCGAAGTACCGGAGACAGGAGATTACCGGATTCGCGGCAGAGGGGATATCAAAACCTCGATCCCATGGCTGAACAAGAAACGGAAGTCGGTAGAAGGCGAGATCGGCAGCGGACTGCATGTGATCGAAGCAGAGACGAAGAATGGCGACCTGGAAATCGATCTTATTCAGAAGTAG